Proteins encoded within one genomic window of Candidatus Delongbacteria bacterium:
- a CDS encoding inorganic pyrophosphatase has product MNFPPPFYRWRPHPWHGLETGKNPPEELHAYIEITPFDFVKYEVDKKTGYLKVDRPNRTSSQPPTLYGFIPRTYCGRRVGQLSPKSTKGDGDPLDICVVSERPITKSEVILNVKVVGGFQMIDGGEADDKIIAVLVNDNIWGHAESINDLPEALIERMKHYFLTYKMMPGKSAEITIEQTYDKEYALEVVRASMLDYIEEYGD; this is encoded by the coding sequence ATGAATTTTCCTCCTCCATTCTACAGATGGAGACCTCACCCTTGGCATGGTCTCGAAACTGGAAAGAATCCTCCAGAAGAACTTCATGCATATATAGAGATTACGCCTTTTGATTTCGTAAAGTATGAAGTAGATAAAAAAACAGGTTATCTTAAGGTAGATAGACCTAACAGGACATCATCTCAACCACCAACACTTTATGGTTTTATACCTAGAACTTATTGTGGTAGAAGAGTTGGTCAATTATCACCAAAATCAACTAAAGGTGATGGAGATCCTCTGGATATTTGTGTAGTAAGTGAAAGACCAATTACAAAATCAGAAGTAATTCTTAATGTAAAAGTTGTTGGTGGATTTCAGATGATTGATGGTGGTGAAGCAGATGATAAGATAATTGCAGTTCTTGTTAACGACAATATTTGGGGACATGCAGAATCAATAAATGATCTCCCCGAGGCGTTGATCGAAAGGATGAAACATTATTTTCTCACTTACAAGATGATGCCAGGGAAAAGTGCAGAAATAACTATAGAACAAACATACGACAAAGAGTATGCTCTTGAGGTTGTTAGAGCATCGATGTTAGATTATATAGAAGAGTACGGAGATTAG
- a CDS encoding rubredoxin encodes MEKYVCDVCGWIYDPAIGDPDSGIAPGTPFSEIPDDWTCPDCGVGKDDFSIYED; translated from the coding sequence ATGGAAAAATATGTATGTGATGTGTGTGGATGGATTTATGATCCTGCAATTGGTGATCCAGATTCTGGTATAGCTCCAGGAACTCCATTCTCAGAAATACCTGATGATTGGACATGTCCGGATTGTGGCGTTGGTAAAGATGATTTTTCTATTTATGAAGATTAA
- the ribD gene encoding bifunctional diaminohydroxyphosphoribosylaminopyrimidine deaminase/5-amino-6-(5-phosphoribosylamino)uracil reductase RibD has protein sequence MYNKEFYMSLALEEAKKGFGNVSPNPYVGAVIVKNGKIIGKGAHLKYGDNHAEVNAILNCTESCEDADIYVTLEPCNHHGKTPPCTERIIAEKFRKVFIGTKDYNSKVNGSGVKRLKKANIEVETGILERECYEINRHFFHHIKNNRSFVILKSAISLDGCISTHLGDSKWVTSQESRNVVHEMRLMYDGVLIGKKTAIHDNPSLTVRNEIGEVVGRTPYRILIDENLETSENSKIFTDEFKDKTIVFSTESCNQLKKLTLENRGIKVIITRSTLTGYVNLGEVFYHLYNFGIYSVMVEGGRILASELLKLGIIDRVVLFVAPKIVGSGVTFVRDLGVKKINESFELVDYDVEKIGKDLKISGTPIQNKVENE, from the coding sequence GTGTACAACAAAGAATTTTATATGAGTTTAGCTTTAGAAGAAGCAAAAAAAGGTTTTGGCAATGTAAGTCCAAATCCCTATGTTGGAGCCGTTATTGTAAAAAATGGAAAAATTATTGGCAAGGGAGCACATCTTAAATATGGTGATAATCATGCTGAAGTTAACGCTATTTTGAATTGTACAGAAAGTTGCGAAGATGCAGATATTTATGTAACTTTGGAGCCTTGTAATCACCATGGAAAGACTCCTCCATGTACTGAAAGAATAATAGCTGAGAAATTTAGAAAAGTATTTATCGGCACCAAGGATTATAATTCAAAAGTTAATGGAAGTGGGGTTAAAAGATTAAAAAAAGCTAATATTGAAGTAGAAACAGGAATTTTGGAAAGGGAGTGTTACGAAATCAATAGACATTTCTTTCATCATATAAAAAATAATAGAAGCTTTGTGATATTAAAATCTGCTATATCCCTAGATGGATGTATTTCTACTCATCTTGGTGACTCCAAATGGGTTACTTCCCAGGAAAGTCGAAATGTCGTTCATGAAATGAGACTTATGTATGACGGCGTTCTTATTGGGAAAAAAACAGCTATTCACGATAATCCATCCCTCACTGTTCGTAATGAAATTGGGGAAGTTGTTGGAAGAACTCCCTACAGAATATTGATTGACGAAAATCTAGAGACATCTGAAAACTCAAAAATATTCACAGATGAATTCAAAGATAAAACAATAGTTTTTTCAACTGAATCATGTAATCAATTGAAAAAGTTAACATTAGAAAATAGAGGTATAAAAGTTATAATAACCAGATCTACACTTACTGGATATGTAAATTTAGGAGAAGTTTTTTATCATCTGTATAATTTTGGAATATACTCAGTTATGGTTGAAGGTGGTCGTATTCTAGCCTCTGAATTATTAAAACTTGGCATTATTGATCGTGTAGTTCTATTTGTTGCTCCAAAAATTGTAGGAAGTGGTGTTACTTTTGTAAGAGATCTTGGAGTAAAAAAGATAAACGAATCTTTTGAACTTGTAGATTATGATGTAGAAAAGATTGGAAAAGATTTAAAAATTAGCGGAACTCCTATTCAAAACAAAGTGGAGAATGAGTAA
- a CDS encoding transporter substrate-binding domain-containing protein, with amino-acid sequence MKSITLTLLVSTFIVLGSKIIFSTQDFPPFSYLENDKVSGPATEVIEAVCKKAGFESEVLIYPWRRANMLVRTGDIDGLYLLGKTEDRDSWLYFSHPILKTEYGLFLNKENHFDYSSKEDLIGKNLKVGVYGPSNTSSKLDDLQDVVKDMTIEMTPDDLSGFRKLEIGRVDAVYSNKIVGDEIIKNEKLKNVQYAGKDCDVVYYFAISKKKISQADFNKLNNAYKSLYNEGIIDKILAKKGIKAYKLDE; translated from the coding sequence ATGAAGTCAATTACTTTAACATTACTTGTTTCTACTTTTATTGTTCTTGGAAGCAAGATTATTTTCAGTACGCAAGATTTCCCTCCGTTCTCATATCTGGAAAATGATAAAGTGTCAGGTCCGGCAACTGAAGTTATTGAGGCTGTTTGTAAAAAGGCAGGATTTGAGAGTGAAGTTCTGATCTATCCATGGAGAAGAGCGAACATGCTTGTAAGAACTGGGGATATTGATGGTCTGTACTTACTTGGTAAAACAGAAGATAGAGATTCCTGGCTCTATTTTAGTCATCCAATTTTAAAAACAGAGTATGGTCTTTTCTTAAATAAAGAAAATCATTTCGATTACAGTAGTAAAGAGGATTTGATAGGGAAAAATCTAAAAGTAGGAGTATATGGACCATCCAATACTTCATCAAAATTGGATGATCTACAAGATGTAGTCAAAGATATGACAATTGAGATGACACCTGATGATCTCTCTGGTTTTAGAAAATTGGAGATAGGACGAGTTGATGCAGTATATTCAAATAAAATAGTAGGTGATGAGATTATAAAGAATGAAAAATTGAAAAATGTTCAGTATGCAGGGAAAGATTGTGATGTAGTTTACTACTTTGCCATTTCAAAGAAAAAAATATCTCAAGCAGATTTCAATAAGTTAAACAATGCTTACAAATCACTTTATAATGAAGGAATAATCGATAAAATTTTAGCGAAAAAAGGTATAAAAGCTTACAAGCTTGATGAATAA
- a CDS encoding RimK family alpha-L-glutamate ligase: MKFGILTSTITEDSHLPNILELESIMSKRGHNVCLLKNGEFNLEISSKGSELFYNGKHFDIRDYDMVFNRFSVRDKSNADYYIMEEFIFAGVDFFNKPEGIVKARNKLLTLQILGNMGIDITKSYVIRRFEDLKIVKERYRFPMIVKNIFGSLGSSTLLVYDYKQLKSIFDYLWNVNRNDVLLIQEFITSDDNTISDYRVFVAGDKVLSSMKRTNETDDFRSNFKRGAGVKYCELNDYETKMCIEIASKFDLDIAGIDFMRTERGPVVLEVNSNPGMEGIRTASLNAGFDILEKLADYFEERFKNKEVL; encoded by the coding sequence ATGAAATTCGGGATTTTAACTTCAACGATTACAGAAGATAGTCATTTACCAAATATACTTGAGCTTGAAAGCATTATGTCTAAAAGAGGGCATAATGTTTGCCTTTTAAAAAATGGTGAATTTAATTTAGAGATATCTTCAAAAGGTTCAGAACTATTTTATAATGGAAAACATTTCGATATAAGAGATTATGACATGGTGTTTAACCGATTCTCAGTTAGAGATAAGAGTAATGCCGATTATTATATTATGGAAGAGTTTATCTTTGCTGGTGTTGATTTTTTTAATAAACCAGAAGGTATTGTAAAAGCCAGAAATAAATTACTGACTTTACAGATTCTGGGTAATATGGGTATAGATATTACTAAATCTTATGTTATACGAAGATTTGAAGATTTAAAAATAGTAAAGGAAAGATATCGATTCCCTATGATTGTGAAAAATATCTTCGGGTCATTAGGTTCTTCAACTTTGCTTGTATATGATTATAAACAGTTAAAATCTATATTTGATTATTTATGGAATGTAAATAGAAATGATGTGCTTCTCATCCAGGAGTTCATAACAAGTGACGATAATACTATTTCCGATTATAGGGTATTTGTAGCTGGAGATAAAGTTTTATCTTCAATGAAAAGAACGAACGAAACAGATGATTTTCGCTCAAATTTCAAAAGAGGTGCTGGTGTTAAATATTGTGAGTTGAATGATTATGAGACAAAGATGTGTATTGAAATAGCTTCAAAATTTGATTTAGATATAGCTGGAATAGATTTTATGAGGACTGAGCGCGGTCCTGTTGTATTGGAAGTAAATTCGAATCCCGGTATGGAGGGTATTAGAACAGCATCTTTAAATGCTGGATTTGATATTCTCGAAAAATTGGCGGATTATTTTGAAGAAAGATTTAAAAATAAGGAGGTTTTGTGA
- a CDS encoding UvrB/UvrC motif-containing protein has product MKCEKCGAPEVYVKIMMQDHSSGKSKEVNVCEKCFRTFISEKKVFDNKIDPEKVLSLFNSMTKKLTNDEKTMNRYCPRCGTTELEIQKNNRSGCDECFVFFREELEMEIFKLTGDFKIKNSFSDKENRKDLLQNQLIIALEKEEYELAAKIRDSIKSLELRHDK; this is encoded by the coding sequence GTGAAGTGTGAAAAATGCGGAGCCCCTGAAGTATATGTGAAAATAATGATGCAAGATCATTCTTCAGGGAAAAGTAAGGAAGTCAATGTATGTGAAAAATGTTTTAGAACTTTCATTAGTGAAAAAAAGGTTTTTGATAATAAAATTGATCCCGAGAAAGTTCTCTCTTTGTTCAATAGTATGACAAAAAAATTAACGAATGACGAAAAAACTATGAATAGATATTGTCCGAGATGCGGTACTACAGAACTAGAAATACAGAAGAACAATCGCTCAGGTTGCGATGAGTGTTTCGTCTTTTTTAGAGAAGAATTGGAGATGGAGATTTTTAAACTAACAGGAGATTTTAAAATTAAAAATTCTTTTAGTGATAAAGAAAATCGTAAGGATCTTCTGCAAAATCAATTGATTATTGCTCTTGAAAAAGAGGAGTATGAACTCGCAGCCAAGATTAGAGACTCGATAAAGAGTTTGGAATTGAGGCATGATAAATGA
- a CDS encoding ABC transporter ATP-binding protein, translating to MSMLLEVKDLYKSYGEESSKINVLKGINLNLENGDIISLTGRSGSGKSTLLNIIGTLDYPDKGELIFKGKDFCNLKEKESAYFRNRNIGFIFQAHYLLPEFTSIENVMIPGLITGENRKILEKRAFDLLEKVGLHDRINHRSKDLSGGEQQRVAIARALINRPELILADEPTGNLDSENSVIVQDLLWNLVKENGSGLILVTHDMQLASRADRILKITDGVIL from the coding sequence GTGTCTATGCTGCTTGAAGTAAAAGATTTATATAAAAGTTATGGTGAAGAAAGCTCTAAAATTAATGTACTAAAAGGTATTAATTTAAATCTTGAGAATGGAGATATTATTAGTCTAACTGGTAGATCGGGATCTGGAAAATCGACATTGCTAAATATCATTGGCACATTGGATTATCCCGATAAAGGTGAACTTATTTTTAAAGGAAAAGATTTTTGCAATCTAAAAGAGAAGGAATCAGCGTATTTTAGAAACCGGAATATAGGATTTATTTTTCAAGCTCACTACCTTCTACCAGAGTTTACATCCATTGAAAATGTTATGATTCCTGGATTGATCACCGGTGAGAATAGAAAGATTCTGGAAAAAAGAGCTTTCGATTTACTGGAAAAAGTTGGCTTACATGATAGAATAAATCATAGAAGTAAAGATCTCTCTGGAGGTGAGCAGCAGAGAGTTGCAATTGCTAGAGCCCTTATTAACAGACCCGAGTTGATTTTAGCCGATGAACCTACAGGTAATCTGGATTCAGAAAACTCAGTTATAGTGCAGGACCTTCTTTGGAATCTTGTCAAAGAAAATGGTTCTGGGCTTATACTTGTTACACATGATATGCAGCTTGCAAGTCGAGCTGACAGGATTTTAAAAATAACAGATGGGGTAATATTGTGA